A single genomic interval of Zingiber officinale cultivar Zhangliang chromosome 4A, Zo_v1.1, whole genome shotgun sequence harbors:
- the LOC121971366 gene encoding uncharacterized protein LOC121971366: MADGAGACNPGSGGGCGGDPEQDALERTRKAKSCKGCLYYSSILKSGTRNPVCVGISRTLPKVPVHVIGESEVKSRKDGHDLSDFKYTCVGYSIFLERNDETADKQENKAQLPFCAGIELLVEKRASTPDHVPARAHKEDATARLPSQSHYPSHSPADELLNRFKRNAGLVASGVVKNLNKVGDYIKENIDDILYPYRRRPK; the protein is encoded by the exons ATGGCGGACGGCGCTGGTGCGTGCAACCCGGGCAGCGGAGGCGGCTGCGGCGGCGATCCGGAGCAGGACGCCTTGGAAAGGACTCGCAAGGCGAAGTCCTGTAAGGGATGCCTCTACTACTCCTCGATCCTCAAATCCGGTACTCGCAATCCTGTTTGCGTCGGGATCAGCCGGACTCTTCCGAAAG TTCCTGTACATGTGATTGGAGAATCTGAAGTGAAAAGTAGAAAAGATGGGCATGATCTCTCAGATTTCAAGTACACTTGTGTTGGTTATTCTATATTCCTGGAGAGAAATGATGAAACTGCCGACAAGCAAGAAAACAAGGCCCAGTTGCCATTTTGTGCTGGCATAGAG CTACTAGTGGAGAAAAGAGCATCTACCCCTGACCATGTCCCTGCACGAGCTCACAAGGAAG ATGCTACCGCTCGTTTGCCTTCACAATCACACTATCCTTCTCATTCCCCAGCGGATGAACTTCTAAACAG GTTCAAAAGAAATGCTGGGCTGGTGGCTTCAGGTGTGGTCAAGAACCTTAACAAAGTTGGCGACTACATTAAGGAAAACATCGATGACATATTGTACCCTTACCGCAGACGGCCCAAGTGA